A portion of the bacterium genome contains these proteins:
- a CDS encoding alpha/beta hydrolase: MPWVFLIVTVVGACFTFNAYLPARVRGSLAAPSFLAGWLTSELSSHHFAWQVIATVFFVSSGALEDWPGWLGLGITLASWVGLFGLAVNSRQAAPAIDLALADGLGESYRDEIEPKVAEAMERPLQQGRRLVPFMLFDGEVRRHANISFAPEHGFRGLLDVYVPKTGAQGAPVLFQIHGGAWVIGQKRQQALPLMLQLARAGWVCVSINYRLSPKATWPDHIVDVKRALAWVRNHISEYGGDPEFIVATGGSAGGHLASLVGLTGNDSEWQPGFEAEDTRVQACVPFYGVYDFTNTYGRQLHNGLIEFLEKNVMKTSLADHHKDWEKASPLHRIHPDAPPFFILQGTHDSLTPVEEARLFYRRLHETSKQPVCYAELPGAQHAFETFHSLRTTHVVRGVERFLGWAWSRELQRRATGST; this comes from the coding sequence ATGCCATGGGTGTTTCTCATCGTGACCGTCGTCGGAGCGTGTTTCACCTTCAATGCGTATCTGCCCGCACGGGTGCGCGGCAGCCTTGCGGCGCCGAGCTTTCTGGCGGGCTGGCTCACCTCTGAACTCTCTTCGCATCACTTCGCCTGGCAAGTGATTGCCACTGTTTTCTTCGTGTCGTCGGGGGCCCTTGAAGACTGGCCGGGCTGGTTGGGCCTGGGCATCACTCTGGCATCCTGGGTCGGCCTGTTCGGTCTGGCCGTGAACTCCCGGCAAGCGGCACCCGCCATCGATCTCGCGCTCGCGGACGGACTGGGCGAGAGCTATCGAGACGAGATCGAACCCAAAGTGGCCGAAGCGATGGAACGCCCTCTGCAACAGGGCCGAAGGCTCGTACCCTTCATGCTATTTGACGGGGAAGTCCGGCGACACGCAAACATCAGCTTCGCCCCAGAGCACGGCTTCCGAGGACTGCTGGACGTGTACGTGCCGAAGACAGGCGCACAGGGTGCGCCCGTGCTCTTCCAGATTCACGGCGGTGCATGGGTGATCGGCCAGAAACGCCAGCAGGCCTTGCCCCTGATGCTGCAACTCGCCCGGGCCGGTTGGGTTTGCGTTTCGATCAACTACCGACTCTCGCCCAAAGCCACATGGCCCGATCACATCGTCGACGTGAAGCGGGCGCTAGCCTGGGTCCGCAATCACATCTCCGAGTATGGCGGCGACCCGGAATTCATCGTGGCGACCGGAGGCTCGGCCGGTGGCCACCTGGCATCCCTGGTCGGACTGACGGGTAACGATTCCGAGTGGCAACCGGGATTCGAAGCGGAGGACACGCGCGTTCAGGCGTGCGTTCCGTTCTACGGCGTCTACGACTTCACAAACACCTACGGACGCCAGCTTCACAATGGGCTGATCGAGTTTCTCGAAAAGAACGTCATGAAGACTTCACTCGCAGACCACCACAAAGACTGGGAAAAGGCTTCGCCTCTACACAGAATCCACCCCGATGCGCCGCCGTTCTTCATCCTGCAGGGGACCCACGACAGCCTGACACCCGTAGAAGAGGCACGACTGTTCTACCGACGCCTCCACGAAACCTCGAAGCAACCTGTTTGCTATGCGGAACTTCCGGGTGCACAGCACGCATTCGAAACCTTCCATTCGCTGCGCACGACCCACGTCGTAAGGGGTGTGGAGCGCTTCCTCGGCTGGGCGTGGTCGCGCGAACTGCAGCGTCGCGCCACCGGCTCCACCTGA
- a CDS encoding thiamine pyrophosphate-binding protein — MAVIDGGAMFGRALRNEGVDRAFVLCGGHIMPIFYGMREAGIEIIDMRHECAALYAASAYSQVTGKPGVVVTTAGPGVGNTAAGMMEADSLGVPILHIGGSVAVNQADAGDLQDMSTLKLMDSCCKWARKITSVGRIPEYVAMGFRQAMDATPGPVYLEVPTDLLFQKMEEETVRFPVNYRASAIPCGDQSLVDEAAQLLANAERPAVIVDDGARFNIGDHAEAIAELSDYLKMPVGVNRMCRGLFGDESKNPQLTLNSAMARADVLLTLGCRFDFRLAQGRIIPKDAKVIQVHHDARQIGFNLRADIGIVGGSGPVASQILGAVKKTRARQEKSEWMDAATQIAAISSKAYTDGFAAEGSPVHPGRCAAEVAKFLEEDGRDWTLITDGGEASVWMGGASTAYRSGQILGTGPNGTIGTGPALAIGAWAANRKPVLWYTGDGSFGFYAMELDTMAKLDIPVVCVISNDSAWGMIRLAEKYIRPEDVGENGHCNVDLHPMRAYEKMTEMWGGYGESVKDPAEIVPAIKRAVAHGKPSIINVEVDQVSLSPFIAGYAKSLQASE; from the coding sequence ATGGCGGTGATTGACGGTGGAGCCATGTTCGGCAGGGCGTTGCGCAATGAAGGCGTGGACAGGGCTTTCGTCCTGTGTGGCGGGCACATCATGCCCATCTTCTACGGCATGCGGGAAGCCGGTATCGAGATTATCGACATGCGCCACGAATGCGCGGCCCTCTACGCGGCCAGTGCCTATTCGCAGGTGACGGGAAAGCCTGGTGTCGTGGTGACGACCGCCGGACCGGGCGTGGGCAACACGGCGGCCGGCATGATGGAGGCGGATAGCCTGGGTGTGCCGATCTTGCACATCGGCGGTTCGGTGGCCGTGAACCAGGCGGATGCGGGCGATCTACAGGACATGTCCACTCTGAAGTTGATGGATTCCTGCTGTAAGTGGGCGCGCAAGATCACGAGCGTGGGGCGAATTCCGGAGTATGTGGCGATGGGCTTTCGTCAGGCGATGGATGCGACGCCTGGGCCGGTGTATCTGGAGGTTCCGACGGATCTTCTGTTCCAGAAGATGGAAGAAGAGACCGTTCGTTTCCCGGTGAACTACCGGGCCAGTGCAATCCCCTGCGGCGACCAGTCTTTGGTGGATGAGGCGGCGCAGCTTCTGGCAAACGCCGAGCGGCCTGCAGTGATCGTCGATGATGGAGCGCGCTTCAACATCGGAGACCACGCGGAGGCCATCGCGGAACTCTCGGACTATCTGAAGATGCCGGTGGGTGTGAACCGGATGTGTCGCGGATTGTTCGGCGACGAATCGAAGAACCCGCAGCTCACGTTGAACTCGGCCATGGCGCGCGCCGATGTGCTTCTCACACTGGGCTGCCGTTTCGACTTCCGCCTGGCGCAGGGAAGGATCATCCCCAAGGACGCAAAGGTCATCCAGGTGCATCACGATGCGCGGCAGATTGGTTTCAATCTCCGGGCAGACATCGGCATCGTCGGCGGTTCGGGCCCGGTGGCCAGCCAGATCCTGGGGGCGGTCAAGAAGACGCGGGCCAGGCAGGAGAAGAGTGAGTGGATGGATGCCGCCACACAGATCGCCGCGATCAGTTCGAAGGCCTACACCGACGGGTTTGCTGCAGAGGGATCGCCGGTGCATCCCGGCCGTTGCGCGGCCGAAGTCGCGAAATTCCTCGAAGAGGACGGTCGCGACTGGACGCTGATCACCGATGGCGGTGAGGCTTCGGTCTGGATGGGGGGCGCATCCACTGCTTACCGTTCGGGGCAGATTCTGGGTACGGGTCCAAACGGCACGATCGGCACCGGACCGGCCCTGGCGATCGGCGCCTGGGCGGCCAATCGGAAACCGGTGCTCTGGTACACGGGGGACGGGAGTTTCGGCTTCTATGCGATGGAACTCGACACCATGGCGAAGCTCGATATTCCGGTCGTGTGTGTGATTTCGAATGACTCCGCCTGGGGTATGATCCGGCTGGCCGAAAAGTACATTCGGCCAGAGGACGTCGGCGAGAACGGCCATTGCAACGTCGACCTGCACCCGATGCGGGCCTACGAGAAGATGACGGAGATGTGGGGTGGGTACGGCGAGAGCGTCAAGGACCCGGCCGAGATCGTACCCGCCATCAAGCGGGCGGTGGCGCACGGGAAGCCCTCGATCATCAATGTCGAGGTGGACCAGGTAAGTCTGTCGCCGTTCATCGCGGGTTACGCCAAGTCCCTACAGGCTTCCGAGTAG
- a CDS encoding SDR family oxidoreductase, whose translation MASPHRTVFITGAATGIGREAARLFHARDCAVGLYDVNGPGVEALAAELGSRCFAAELDVTDADAFAEAADSFQNHFGRFDVILNNAGVLQMGRFEQVPLKMHTRTLDVNIGGVVNGVAAALPHLRANAGAHGRAHIINMCSASSLYGTPDHSTYSASKFAVRGLTEALNLEFESQGIVVCDVLPAYVDTEMISEQEDTSQLVESMGLEHTPAEVAELIWAAASGEKLHWFGNRQLSISDRLTRLFPTAARAVFRRQLEARS comes from the coding sequence TTGGCGAGTCCACACAGAACGGTATTCATCACGGGTGCAGCCACAGGGATCGGTCGCGAAGCGGCGCGACTCTTCCACGCTCGGGACTGCGCGGTGGGTCTGTACGACGTCAACGGGCCGGGCGTCGAAGCGCTTGCGGCAGAACTCGGATCGCGCTGTTTCGCCGCCGAACTCGACGTGACCGATGCAGACGCGTTTGCCGAGGCCGCGGACTCGTTCCAGAATCACTTTGGTCGCTTCGACGTAATACTGAACAACGCGGGTGTTCTGCAGATGGGACGTTTCGAGCAGGTACCGCTCAAGATGCACACGCGCACTCTAGACGTGAACATCGGAGGCGTGGTCAACGGCGTCGCGGCCGCGCTCCCGCATTTGCGCGCGAACGCAGGAGCACACGGACGCGCGCACATCATCAATATGTGCTCCGCGTCCTCTCTGTACGGGACTCCCGATCACAGTACCTACTCGGCTAGCAAGTTTGCGGTGCGCGGGCTGACCGAAGCACTGAACCTGGAGTTCGAATCGCAGGGGATCGTCGTCTGTGACGTGCTACCTGCCTACGTCGATACCGAAATGATCTCGGAACAGGAAGACACCAGTCAGCTGGTCGAAAGCATGGGGCTCGAGCACACCCCGGCGGAAGTCGCGGAACTGATCTGGGCGGCCGCGTCCGGCGAGAAACTGCACTGGTTCGGCAATCGGCAACTGAGCATCAGCGACCGTCTGACGCGGCTATTCCCAACGGCCGCACGAGCGGTTTTTCGCAGACAACTCGAGGCTCGCTCGTAG
- a CDS encoding DUF169 domain-containing protein encodes MVTRNCWNDDTEYDFAALVAGLNQFLRLRATPVGMKRFREESELAQIHRLRRPADGEKLATDQIVGQSRWLGYTIGITMENLVGSQCGAVVGLHPRDENFLSGNAFNGVWYGDLESSASHQCEMSCAPYGEYEALVVSPLTSARIDNPDICLIYGTPGQMITLMNGLQYRNYKKYAFTCVGESSCADSWGNALKTGEPSLSLPCYAERKFGGVQDDELLIALPPSYLPQIVDGLASLSKSGLRYPIPNHGLDKSPLASLAQSYGDRSR; translated from the coding sequence ATGGTCACCAGAAACTGTTGGAACGACGACACCGAATACGATTTCGCGGCGCTCGTGGCTGGTTTGAATCAGTTCCTTCGCTTGCGGGCCACGCCGGTGGGAATGAAGAGGTTCCGCGAAGAGAGCGAACTCGCGCAGATCCACCGCCTGCGCCGACCTGCGGACGGTGAAAAGCTCGCCACGGATCAGATCGTAGGCCAATCCCGCTGGCTCGGTTACACGATCGGAATCACGATGGAGAATCTGGTCGGATCACAGTGTGGCGCGGTAGTCGGGTTGCATCCGCGAGATGAGAACTTCCTGAGTGGCAATGCGTTCAATGGTGTCTGGTACGGCGATCTCGAAAGCAGTGCCAGCCACCAGTGCGAGATGTCCTGTGCGCCCTACGGTGAGTACGAAGCCCTGGTCGTCTCGCCGCTGACCTCCGCTCGCATCGACAACCCGGACATCTGTCTGATCTACGGAACTCCGGGGCAGATGATTACCTTGATGAACGGACTCCAATACCGGAACTACAAGAAATACGCCTTCACTTGTGTAGGCGAGAGTTCGTGTGCGGATTCCTGGGGCAATGCGTTAAAGACCGGTGAGCCCTCACTCTCGCTCCCTTGTTATGCCGAGCGCAAGTTTGGAGGAGTACAGGACGACGAACTCCTGATCGCTCTGCCGCCCAGCTATCTGCCGCAGATCGTCGACGGACTCGCCTCCCTCAGCAAGAGCGGGCTTCGCTACCCCATCCCGAACCATGGCCTCGACAAGTCACCGCTGGCCAGCCTCGCCCAGAGCTACGGGGACCGCTCGCGATGA